In Leishmania major strain Friedlin complete genome, chromosome 12, one genomic interval encodes:
- a CDS encoding puromycin-sensitive aminopeptidase-like protein, which produces MTGMPSSMSLPPVPEVVLQELQTPEFRMPSLVLPQHYALEFQPDAQQHSFVGSVYITMRVLETPSVPLRHLVLHALDLRLEASSIRVFVPADPSNAFETAATQAHPSHHLGNEASRQRPFSIAKGSYVACQGLDRIDISETALLAFAAPLPSKVGDTFVLIIDRFDGVIATPPAMEGLFHSNFKDAAVLSTHLEPTGARRLYPCFDEPAIQATFQLSVIATAAQTVLSNTEVEADITVAALPYAAQKRQGTVEDTSNRRGEAPESPTAAAAPLPRPAPPWHCVRFATTPRLHTCIVGFHVGRFAFLEQRSRRSGVLCRVVLPHTEARSGGCFALDLVTKAVDFFADFFRVQLPLQKLDVVGLETFCVLGMENWGMVNLLKDYLVVTETTPLERRQRVTRLIGHEICHQWFGDWVSIEWWNGLWLKEGMCRYLEYFFVNAVFPGWGLWNEFVCNTMNGALLADADPRETHPVDSCNPAPRRIYDSFDAISYGKGACVLRMLFSIIGVKWLQRATHLLMVRFAGRAINAKDLVDCILDTTKERCSGEAQLQHVKALHACLRMVETVGHPYLYIYQRPGESYTITQYVPPSKKHGLLVEYLQQQRRKPNAPVIDLFSAPVGASFEWTPESTLRRVTASFSIPLRTVEWTPSGCAKASLIFLEEAEHHFACPTSASTLKTTRDTPFTPPVAAPGHAGVETGAAPGSTASSTPQQTSSPSLLFGAPGCTRYFNQGGSGFFQCDYDAATWRRLFELVAFFSEEDRVIITMHFINFAKAQLGHQPGDTGDRCTLFFEWLLRLTGTPGAMNSFLWELVTNALTTLVQLVQHCYCHSIVKKFVNTLYTPLQRSRVLSFLAQEKTMSFQSSIHLSRQLVLRILQLLCLCDNPAVVEEAEETAEWSLGALLSPGDSHTHTSSSISTSICGATANEVCAGGVTNQSMARVSAGLGFPSGSAAGAASPLSTKIPTAGNSHPLQSATSISVAGALPPPGEPAAQISRGANWYSCGSVLLPSSPVKLLRVSDTSISGCAASSITRSVALLSSTLASDHGSSGNVLTDSSCNPAGDVAEPSSARSTSWHSYADQRTGEFDVEDPSHIQAGSIALSHLVTQGRLEYWVAAAAVAVELLRLDRDELRRVSGMPVPAPRMANVSQEQRRSILRLVLPPVFALDQESAFSFMTKVFHAAPFLESSSVMGLYRNSRFFVHLLSNRRLVMDRRTLEFLLRYGAEVCGNGYIIAQLKLLAQGGPSAHSAARIRSVEQYKGVEFADSVEPTDSSSSTKLSANASSPLSSSSSAAVSERSALRTQCPAVAAALDCMESNCVWIDYCCSHYDQFLREQLHRKGWQAVHDESSAAVQLPTPLANKSCTHSESRGGISI; this is translated from the coding sequence ATGACGGGCATGCCGTCCTCTATGTCTCTGCCGCCTGTGCCGGAGGTGGTGCTCCAGGAGCTCCAGACGCCGGAGTTCAGAATGCCGTCTCTGGTACTGCCGCAGCACTACGCGCTCGAGTTTCAGccggacgcgcagcagcacagtTTTGTGGGCTCGGTGTACATAACGATGCGCGTACTAGAGACGCCTTCCGTACCTCTTCGCCATCTTGTCCTTCACGCGCTCGACCTTCGGCTTGAGGCATCATCGATACGCGTCTTTGTTCCCGCCGACCCCTCTAACGCCTTCGAAACCGCCGCCACACAGGCTCACCCGAGTCATCACCTGGGCAACGAGGCCTCGCGGCAACGACCGTTCAGCATAGCGAAAGGAAGCTATGTTGCGTGCCAAGGCCTGGACAGGATCGACATCAGTGAGACAGCTCTGCTTGCCTTCGCCGCACCGTTGCCGAGCAAGGTCGGCGACACATTCGTGCTCATCATTGACCGTTTCGACGGCGTCATTGCGACACCGCCGGCCATGGAAGGGCTCTTTCATTCCAACTTCAAGGATGCCGCCGTGCTGAGCACGCATCTCGAGCCGACCGGAGCGCGCCGGCTCTACCCCTGCTTTGATGAGCCAGCGATTCAAGCCACCTTTCAGCTGTCTgtcatcgccaccgccgcgcagacGGTGTTGTCGAAcacggaggtggaggcggacaTAACCGTGGCGGCACTCCCGTACGCCGCGCAGAAGCGACAGGGCACGGTTGAGGACACCAGCAACCGCCGCGGAGAGGCGCCGGAGTCGccgacggccgccgccgcaccgttgccgcggccagcgccaccgtggCATTGTGTGCGCTTTGCGACAACGCCGCGACTGCACACATGCATTGTGGGGTTTCACGTCGGCCGCTTCGCCTTTCTGGAGCAGCGCTCGCGACGCTCCGGTGTGCTGTGTCGTGTGGTGCTCCCGCACACCGAGGCGCGCAGTGGCGGCTGCTTTGCGCTCGACTTAGTCACCAAAGCCGTCGATTTTTTCGCGGATTTCTTccgtgtgcagctgccgctacAGAAGCTCGATGTGGTCGGCCTGGAGACGTTTTGCGTGCTTGGCATGGAGAACTGGGGCATGGTCAACCTGCTGAAGGACTACCTTGTCGTGACGGAGACGACTCCGCTGGAGCGCCGGCAACGCGTGACGCGGCTCATCGGCCACGAGATCTGCCATCAGTGGTTTGGCGACTGGGTCTCCATTGAGTGGTGGAACGGTCTGTGGCTGAAAGAAGGCATGTGCCGCTACCTGGAGTACTTCTTCGTCAACGCCGTCTTCCCTGGCTGGGGACTGTGGAACGAGTTTGTGTGCAACACAATGAatggcgcgctgctggccgACGCGGACCCGCGCGAGACGCACCCGGTCGACAGCTGCAACCCGGCTCCACGGCGTATCTACGACTCATTCGACGCGATTAGCTACGGCAAaggggcgtgcgtgctgcggaTGCTCTTTAGCATCATCGGCGTGAAgtggctgcagcgtgcgACGCATCTGCTGATGGTGCGGTTCGCCGGCCGTGCGATCAACGCCAAAGACCTCGTTGACTGTATCCTTGACACGACCAaggagcgctgcagcggcgaggcacagctgcagcacgtcaAAGCGCTTCACGCGTGTCTGCGCATGGTAGAGACGGTGGGCCACCCCTACCTCTACATCTACCAGAGGCCGGGCGAGTCTTATACGATCACGCAGTACGTGCCTCCGAGCAAAAAGCacggcctcctcgtcgagtACCtccaacagcagcgccgcaagcCCAATGCACCGGTGATCGACCTCTTCTCCGCCCCGGTCGGTGCATCGTTTGAGTGGACGCCGGAGTCGACGCTCAGGCGCGTCACTGCATCCTTCTCGATCCCACTGCGCACCGTGGAGTGGACGCCGAGCGGCTGCGCCAAAGCCAGTCTCATCTTTCTCGAAGAGGCAGAGCACCACTTTGCTTGTCCGACATCTGCGTCAACGCTGAAAACGACGAGAGACACTCCTTTCACGCCACCGGTAGCGGCACCTGGCCACGCCGGCGTTGAAACGGGAGCGGCGCCGGGATCGACGGCCTCCTCCACTCCACAGCAGActtcgtcgccgtcgcttcTCTTTGGGGCGCCGGGCTGCACGCGCTACTTCAACCAAggtggcagcggcttctTTCAGTGCGACTACGACGCAGCGACGTGGCGCCGTCTCTTCGAGCTCGTCGCCTTCTTCTCGGAGGAGGACCGCGTGATCATCACGATGCACTTCATCAACTTTGCCAAGGCGCAGCTGGGCCACCAGCCCGGCGACACCGGCGATCGCTGCACACTTTTCTTTgagtggctgctgcgccttaCCGGCACGCCTGGGGCCATGAACTCGTTCTTGTGGGAGCTTGTCACCAACGCGCTCAccacgctggtgcagctTGTGCAGCACTGCTACTGCCACTCGATCGTGAAGAAGTTTGTGAATACTCTTTACACGCCTCTGCAGCGGAGCCGTGTGCTGTCGTTCCTCGCCCAAGAGAAGACGATGTCTTTTCAGAGCTCGATCCACCTCTCCCGCCAGCTCGTGCTCCGCATTTTACAGCTGCTGTGTCTGTGCGACAAtccggcggtggtggaggaggcagaggaaaCAGCGGAGTGGTCGCTGGGGGCGCTGCTGTCACCCGGCGACTCGCACACCCATACATCGAGCAGCATCTCCACCAGCATCTGTGGTGCCACCGCAAACGAAgtgtgcgccggcggcgtcacaAACCAGAGCATGGCGCGCGTGTCGGCCGGCCTAGGGTTCCCCTCTGgctcagctgcaggcgcagcctcgccgctctcTACAAAGATTCCTACTGCCGGAAACAGCCACCCTCTGCAGTCAGCGACCTCGATTTCCGTCGCGggggcgctgccaccgcccggtgagccggcggcgcagataAGCAGAGGGGCAAACTGGTACTCGTGCGGCTCCGTCCTGCTTCCATCGTCGCCAGTGAAGCTGCTGCGTGTATCCGACACATCGATTTCGGGGTGCGCTGCCTCCTCGATCACGCGctccgtggcgctgctgtcgtctACCCTAGCGTCCGACCACGGCAGTAGCGGCAATGTGCTCACTGACTCTTCCTGCAACCCCGCAGGTGACGTGGCCGAGCCATCTAGCGCGAGGAGCACGAGCTGGCACAGCTACGCGGACCAACGCACCGGCGAATTCGACGTCGAGGACCCAAGCCACATTCAGGCCGGCTCGATCGCGCTGTCGCACCTCGTCACGCAGGGCCGGCTGGAGTACTgggtggcggccgcagcagtcgcggTGGAGCTACTGCGGCTGGACCGTGACGAGCTGCGCCGTGTGAGCGGGATGCCGGTCCCAGCGCCACGGATGGCGAATGTGAGtcaggagcagcggcgcagcatcctGCGGCTTGTCCTTCCCCCGGTGTTCGCGCTCGACCAGGAGTCGGCCTTCTCGTTCATGACAAAGGTGTTCCATGCGGCGCCGTTTCTGGAGTCGTCTAGTGTGATGGGGCTCTATCGCAACTCCCGCTTCTTCGTACACCTGCTGTCAAACCGCCGCCTAGTGATGGACCGGCGCACCTTAGAGTTTCTTCTCCGCTACGGTGCTGAGGTGTGCGGGAACGGCTACATCATCGCACAGCtgaagctgctggcgcagggTGGCCCATCggcgcacagcgctgccCGTATCAGGAGTGTGGAGCAGTACAAGGGCGTCGAGTTCGCCGACAGCGTGGAACCTACGGactcgtcgtcgtccacgAAATTGTCCGCAAACGCCTCCTCTCCGCTGTCCTCTTCGAGCAGTGCGGCTGTGTCGGAGCGaagcgcgctgcgcacgcagtgtcctgcggtggcggcagcgttAGATTGCATGGAGTCCAACTGCGTCTGGATAGACTACTGCTGCAGCCACTACGACCAGTTTTTGCGTGAGCAGCTTCACCGAAAGGGGTGGCAGGCGGTGCACGATGAGAGTagtgcggcggtgcagttGCCCACACCCTTGGCGAACAAGAGCTGCACCCACTCCGAATCCCGCGGCGGTATCAGCATCTGA
- a CDS encoding arginine N-methyltransferase-like protein, with translation MSSAKEYEEAAAEGTMVKTTANKDYYFDSYSHYGIHMEMLKDYQRTTAYRDAIWRNAYMFKNKVVLDVGCGTGILSMFAARAGARKVIGIDCSNVAVQARRIVQDNGFSDVITIIQGKVEELHLNEKVDIIISEWMGYFLLYESMLNTVLYARDRWGAPDVKILPNRANMYACGITDPQYIEQKFDIWKNVNGLDFSYFKRLSYIEPLIDTVDPEQIITDIVPFFSFDINEVTEAELSFTRTFTLEAKKGDFVHAISVHFDTPFYAGHDPVVLNTSPMVSPTHWRQTVLYIFHPLIMKRGEKANFTMKCVPNPGNPRDLDISLRIDFDGELQACHYDQDFRLR, from the coding sequence ATGTCCTCGGCGAAAGAGTATgaggaggccgcggcggaggggacCATGGTGAAGACAACAGCAAACAAGGATTACTACTTCGACTCCTACAGCCACTACGGCATTCACATGGAGATGCTGAAAGACTACCAGCGCACGACGGCCTATCGCGATGCGATCTGGCGTAACGCGTACATGTTCAAGAACAAGGTCGTCCTTGACGTTGGCTGCGGTACTGGTATTCTCTCCATGTTTGCTGCccgtgcgggtgcgcgcaAGGTCATCGGCATCGACTGCAGTAATGTGGCGGTGCAGGCACGTCGGATTGTGCAGGACAACGGCTTCAGCGACGTCATCACCATTATCCAAGGCAAAGTTGAGGAGCTGCACCTGAATGAGAAGGTGGACATTATCATTAGCGAGTGGATGGGCTACTTCCTCCTGTACGAGTCCATGCTGAACACAGTCCTCTACGCGCGTGACCGCTGGGGTGCGCCGGATGTGAAGATTCTGCCTAACAGAGCCAACATGTACGCATGCGGCATCACGGACCCCCAGTACATCGAGCAGAAGTTCGACATCTGGAAGAACGTAAATGGGCTCGACTTCTCCTACTTCAAGCGCCTCAGCTACATTGAGCCCCTCATCGACACCGTCGACCCGGAGCAGATCATCACCGACATTGtccctttcttctccttcgaCATCAACGAGGTGACGGAGGCAGAGTTGTCTTTCACGAGAACCTTCACactggaggcgaagaagggcgaCTTTGTGCACGCCATCTCAGTCCACTTCGACACCCCATTCTACGCAGGCCATGATCCAGTGGTGCTGAACACGTCACCAATGGTGTCGCCCACGCACTGGCGGCAGACGGTGCTCTACATCTTCCATCCGCTGATCATGAAGCGGGGCGAGAAGGCGAACTTCACGATGAAGTGTGTGCCGAACCCGGGAAATCCGCGGGACCTTGACATTTCTCTGCGCATCGACTTTGATGGTGAGCTGCAGGCGTGCCACTACGACCAAGACTTCCGCCTCCGGTAA
- a CDS encoding putative serine peptidase — translation MVAMTSRLDAFVKSIIFPRPKIATYDTSTHPHKLVHIPLVDPHRHVENGAFTYGYLLANPKATHVLLYAHPNAVDIGMAYKELRYVSKEASMSVLLFEYSGYGLTHTPITEESIHQDTLSAYLFLRRYFGVPANRVILCGRSLGASPAAFLAAFLPPLQRPCLLILQCPFTALSECINEFSQNAVSIANFLGYNWFRTIDIITDVSCPVVLHHGTNDTTVRIDHSYTLQRARDTAAKPCVTYLYQEDGKGHNNLSSATLVRILRERVVTEALLPPLLPHLKLFLANAPVYARLFCDDGGMGLATLSDAVASWFAKLSLHCCAPPLDQLYVLLTASVCAFTMECARSWQIYCALIRKNLCGDAAHKRCTKDVFLHRCLACWGSPLAVHVAVERVNSTKEVRCFGFATCRDAMLDAPAVYPAKSTEALLSVLEIGVTPGLLSCIKRCLNTAPDMLEEEEIPCFVQQDTVSAVQLECERTVAFLTKEDKQRLCALLKDMDTGFSDNLSNKAYERLRRSPSTSPQMSAESFEELKEWLRPWTSTRGTDMHALAQEVPWDDYLLRSRSVARQHVLNESMSWEECCQAMEESDVVFKIYTLFQEMSAQYLRPTFHPHTTASVASRA, via the coding sequence ATGGTAGCCATGACCAGCCGTCTAGACGCCTTCGTTAAATCGATCATTTTCCCTCGCCCTAAAATCGCCACCTACGACACCTCCACCCATCCCCACAAGCTCGTGCACATCCCGCTCGTCGATCCACACCGACACGTTGAAAACGGCGCCTTCACCTACGGCTACCTGCTGGCAAACCCCAAGGCCACTCATGTGCTCTTGTACGCCCACCCCAATGCCGTGGATATCGGCATGGCCTACAAGGAGCTCCGCTACGTGAGCAAAGAGGCCTCCATGAGCGTGCTGCTGTTCGAGTACTCGGGCTACGGGCTCACCCACACCCCCATAACAGAAGAAAGCATTCACCAAGACACGCTTTCAGCCTACCTCTTCCTGCGCCGCTACTTTGGCGTGCCAGCGAACCGCGTAATCCTCTGCGGCCGCTCTCTCGGGGCCTCGCCCGCCGCATTTCTGGCTGCCTTCCTTCCACCGCTTCAGCGGCCATGCCTGCTTATTCTCCAATGCCCCTTCACCGCGCTCAGCGAGTGCATCAACGAGTTCTCGCAGAACGCCGTGTCCATCGCGAACTTTCTAGGGTACAACTGGTTTCGAACCATCGACATCATCACAGACGTGAGTTGCCCGGTCGTGCTTCACCACGGCACTAACGACACCACTGTGAGGATTGACCACTCCTACACTCTTCAGCGGGCCCGTGACACCGCTGCGAAACCGTGCGTCACCTACCTGTACCAAGAGGACGGCAAAGGTCACAACAACCTCAGTTCTGCCACCCTGGTGCGCATTCTTCGAGAGCGTGTCGTCACAGaggctctgctgccgccgctacTGCCCCACTTGAAGCTGTTCTTGGCAAACGCGCCCGTCTACGCGCGGCTTTTCTGCGACGATGGCGGAATGGGGCTCGCCACGCTGAGCGACGCCGTGGCATCCTGGTTCGCAAAGCTGTCCCTTCACTGTTGCGCACCGCCGCTAGATCAGCTGTACGTGCTGCTGACAGCGAGCGTCTGCGCCTTCACGATGGAGTGCGCGCGATCGTGGCAGATTTACTGCGCGCTCATCAGGAAGAACTTGTGTGGCGACGCGGCACACAAGCGATGCACCAAGGACGTCTTTCTTCATCGGTGCCTGGCCTGCTGGGGGAGCCCCCTTGCGGTTCACGTCGCTGTCGAGCGCGTAAACTCGACGAAAGAGGTCCGCTGCTTCGGCTTCGCTACCTGCCGGGACGCAATGCTGGACGCACCCGCTGTGTACCCGGCAAAGTccacggaggcgctgctAAGCGTGCTGGAAATCGGTGTCACGCCGGGGCTTCTGTCCTGCATAAAGCGGTGCCTTAACACCGCCCCCGACATgctggaagaggaggagattCCATGCTTTGTCCAGCAAGACACGGTTAGCGCAGTGCAGCTGGAGTGTGAGCGTACCGTGGCCTTTCTGACAAAGGAAGACAAGCAGCGTCTGTGTGCTTTGCTAAAGGACATGGACACCGGCTTTAGCGACAATCTGTCCAACAAGGCGTatgagcggctgcgccgctcacCGTCCACGTCTCCCCAAATGAGCGCAGAGTCTTTCGAAGAGCTGAAGGAGTGGCTGCGGCCGTGGACCTCCACACGCGGAACCGACATGCATGCACTGGCGCAGGAGGTACCGTGGGACGACTATCTGCTGCGCAGTCGGTCCGTTGCTCGTCAGCACGTGCTGAATGAGAGCATGAGCTGGGAGGAGTGCTGCCAGGCAATGGAGGAGAGCGATGTGGTTTTCAAAATCTACACCCTCTTTCAGGAAATGTCAGCACAGTACCTGCGGCCTACCTTTCATCCCCACACCACGGCGTCGGTGGCGTCTCGTGCGTAA